A genomic segment from Tessaracoccus defluvii encodes:
- a CDS encoding non-heme iron oxygenase ferredoxin subunit, which produces MTFRAIATVDELVDDVPLSCDVDDELTVAIVRHKGELFAIEDECSHGKVPLSEGDVVDCTIECYLHGSTFDLRTGAALNLPATQPVRVFAVRIEGDDVLVDPDNPLTFTENT; this is translated from the coding sequence GTGACCTTCCGGGCCATCGCCACCGTCGATGAACTCGTCGACGACGTCCCACTCTCGTGCGACGTCGACGACGAGCTGACGGTGGCCATCGTCCGCCACAAGGGCGAACTCTTCGCCATCGAGGACGAGTGCAGCCACGGGAAGGTCCCCCTCAGCGAGGGTGACGTCGTCGACTGCACGATCGAGTGCTACCTGCACGGGTCGACCTTCGACCTGCGCACCGGGGCCGCACTGAACCTGCCCGCCACGCAGCCGGTCCGGGTCTTCGCTGTCCGCATCGAGGGAGACGACGTCCTCGTCGATCCCGACAACCCACTTACTTTCACCGAGAACACCTAG
- the sufC gene encoding Fe-S cluster assembly ATPase SufC, protein MSTLVISDLHVDVLTEEGNKPILKGVNLTINPGEIHAIMGPNGSGKSTLAYAIAGHPKYVITSGSVTLDGVELTDLKVDERARAGLFLAMQYPVEVPGVSVANFLRTAKTAIDGQAPKVRTWVKDVESALNRMQLDSSFSARSVNEGFSGGEKKRHEITQLELLNPKAAILDETDSGLDIDALKVVSEGVNRYSAQGDRAVVLITHYTRILRYIEPTFVHVFVDGRIVDEGGKELAEKLEATGYEEYVKAAANA, encoded by the coding sequence ATGTCCACGCTCGTCATCTCCGACCTGCACGTCGACGTCCTCACCGAGGAGGGCAACAAGCCGATCCTCAAGGGCGTCAATCTGACCATCAACCCCGGCGAGATCCACGCCATCATGGGCCCCAACGGCTCGGGCAAGTCGACGCTGGCCTACGCGATCGCCGGCCACCCGAAGTACGTCATCACCTCGGGCTCCGTCACCCTTGACGGCGTCGAGCTCACCGACCTGAAGGTCGACGAGCGTGCCCGCGCCGGTCTGTTCCTGGCCATGCAGTACCCCGTTGAGGTCCCCGGCGTCTCGGTCGCCAACTTCCTCCGCACCGCGAAGACCGCCATCGACGGCCAGGCGCCCAAGGTCCGCACCTGGGTCAAGGACGTCGAGAGCGCGCTCAACCGCATGCAGCTCGACAGCTCCTTCTCCGCCCGCTCCGTCAACGAGGGCTTCTCCGGTGGTGAGAAGAAGCGCCACGAGATCACCCAGCTCGAGCTACTCAACCCGAAGGCCGCGATCCTCGACGAGACCGACTCCGGCCTCGACATCGACGCGCTGAAGGTCGTCTCGGAGGGCGTCAATCGCTACTCCGCGCAGGGCGACCGCGCCGTGGTGCTCATCACGCACTACACCCGCATCCTGCGCTACATCGAGCCCACCTTCGTGCACGTGTTCGTCGACGGCCGCATCGTCGACGAGGGCGGCAAGGAACTGGCTGAGAAGCTCGAGGCCACCGGCTACGAGGAGTACGTCAAGGCGGCCGCGAACGCCTGA